One stretch of Heptranchias perlo isolate sHepPer1 chromosome 41, sHepPer1.hap1, whole genome shotgun sequence DNA includes these proteins:
- the LOC137305814 gene encoding potassium channel subfamily K member 13-like, whose amino-acid sequence MARRGGCCPSFRLNEDNARFALLALFILLYLLCGAAVFSAIERPAELRAQRAWGRKLANFTYSHNLSRTELTTFLKEYEEASVAGIRVDVLRPRWDFTGAFYFVGTVVSTIGFGMTTPATIGGRIFLIFYGLIGCAATILFFNLFLERIITLLAYVLRWFHERKLQRSGPMGPADCRGSSRSGEVDSLDGWKPSVYYVMLILGIASILISCCASAMYSPVEGWTYAESLYFCFVAFSTIGFGDLVSSQRAVYGNQSLYQVGNFLLILMGVCCIYSLFNVSSIVIKQFLNWILKKMECQCCRRCQRRKKARTHCNAVHPATVKSRRHEVSVETVCDSETDGRRMSGEMISVKDFLASNKVSLAIMQKQLFETANGGPRQSHSRYNGFSGGVGALAIMNNRLAETSVDR is encoded by the exons ATGGCCAGGAGGGGAGGCTGCTGCCCTTCCTTCAGGCTCAACGAAGACAACGCCCGCTTCGCCCTGCTGGCCCTTTTCATTCTACTGTACTTGCTGTGCGGGGCCGCCGTCTTCTCGGCCATCGAGCGGCCAGCGGAGCTCCGGGCGCAACGGGCCTGGGGCCGGAAACTCGCCAACTTCACCTACAGCCACAACCTCAGCCGCACGGAGCTCACTACCTTCTTGAAGGAGTACGAGGAGGCCAGTGTGGCTGGGATCAGGGTGGACGTGCTGCGACCCAGATGGGACTTCACCGGAGCCTTCTACTTTGTCGGAACAGTAGTCTCCACCATAG ggTTTGGGATGACCACACCGGCGACTATTGGTGGCAGAATCTTCCTGATCTTCTACGGCCTGATTGGCTGCGCCGCCACCATCTTGTTCTTCAATCTGTTCCTGGAGAGGATCATCACGCTGCTGGCCTACGTCTTGCGGTGGTTCCACGAGAGGAAGTTACAGCGCAGTGGGCCCATGGGGCCGGCAGACTGCCGAGGCTCCAGCCGCTCGGGAGAGGTGGACAGCTTGGACGGCTGGAAGCCTTCCGTTTACTACGTCATGCTAATACTGGGGATCGCCTCGATTTTAATCTCTTGCTGTGCCTCGGCAATGTACTCGCCTGTCGAGGGCTGGACCTACGCAGAATCCCTGTACTTTTGCTTTGTGGCGTTCAGCACCATCGGTTTTGGCGATTTGGTGAGCAGTCAAAGAGCGGTCTATGGCAATCAAAGCCTGTACCAGGTGGGGAATTTCCTGCTCATACTGATGGGCGTGTGCTGCATATATTCcttgtttaacgtctcctccATTGTCATCAAGCAGTTCCTCAACTGGATCCTGAAGAAGATGGAGTGCCAGTGTTGTCGGCGGTGCCAGAGGAGGAAGAAGGCGAGGACTCACTGCAACGCCGTGCATCCGGCAACTGTCAAGAGCAGAAGGCATGAAGTCTCTGTGGAGACAGTGTGCGACAGTGAGACAGATGGGCGCCGAATGTCAGGAGAGATGATATCCGTAAAAGACTTTTTGGCTTCCAACAAGGTCTCCTTGGCTATAATGCAGAAGCAGCTCTTTGAGACTGCCAACGGCGGTCCCAGGCAAAGTCACTCGCGGTACAATGGGTTCTCTGGGGGTGTCGGCGCCTTGGCAATCATGAACAATAGGTTGGCAGAGACAAGCGTGGACAGATAA